The Shewanella mesophila genome contains the following window.
TGTCAGTGCCATCGTTATCTGCGCCTTCTCTATCGTGCATATCTTCATGGCAACCGTGATGTCAGAAGGTGGTATGGAGTGTATGGTGTCGGGTTACTGTGATGAGAACTGGGCGACCCAGCATCACAACCTTTGGTATGACGAGATTAAAGAAGGCGGCACGCTTAAGTATAAAGAGTAATCTTTAAGCTACGAGCTACAAGTGAAACACCTCGTCGGGTAACTAACGAGGTGTTTTTTTATCTCAGCCACTTGGAAATTAGCTAGGTTGATCTGACTCGTCTAAGCTCAAGGTATCTTTAAGGCATGGAGATGAGCCGATATGGAATATAAGGCGGTGCAAGACAGCATGGGGGAGGTCAAGATCCCTGAGGATGCGCTTTACGGGGCTCAAACGGCGAGAGCGATAAGTAACTTTCCTATTAGTGGTCAATCGCTGCCACGAGACTTTATTCGCGCGTTACTGCTGGCAAAAGTTGCTGCAGCTGAGGCGAATGCCGAACTCAAGTTGCTGGACCTGCAGATTGCAAAGGCCATCGCAGAAGCGGTGCAGCAGCTGCTGGTTGATCCCGCCATGATGCGACATTTTCCTATCGATATATTTCAAACGGGTTCGGCAACGAGTACCAATATGAATGCCAACGAGGTATTAGCGACCTTGGTATCGGCCAAGCTTGGACGACAGATTCACGCCAATGATGTCATCAACATGGGCCAGAGTAGTAATGACATCATTCCCAGTGTTATTCATATTAGTGCCTTGCTGGCATTAGATCATTCGTTATTACCCTCTTTAGACTTGCTAGCGGAAACCATTAAGAAAAAGGCGCTGCAGCTGAGCGGTTATACCAAAACGGGGCGAACCCATTTGATGGATGCCATGCCAGTGCGTTTTGATCAAGTGCTTAATGGTTGGGCGAGTCAAATAGAACAGTGCCGTGAAATGTTAAAGACGCTGCGTTTGCCTCTGTCTGCGGTTGCTCAAGGTGGAACCGCCGTTGGCACAGGCGTGAACACTCATAAAGATTTTGGGCGTATCTTCTGTGAAAAATTATCAGTACTGACTCGAGTGGACTTTCATCCTGCTGACAATCTGTTCAGTCGTATGGGAAGTCATGATACGGCTGTGTCGCTCTCTGGTCAGCTCAAGTCCACCGCGGTTGCGATTATGAAGATCAGTAATGACCTGCGCTGGATGAACTCGGGGCCGCTAGCGGGACTTAACGAGATAGCGTTAGAACCACTACAGCCAGGATCTTCCATCATGCCAGGTAAAGTGAATCCGGTGATCCCTGAGGCTGCTTGTATGGTGGCGGCGCAAGTGATTGGTAATGATGCGGCGATTACTATTGGTGGTCAGTCTGGTAATTTCGAGTTAAACGTCATGCAGCCGCTCATCGCGGCGAACCTATTACAGAGCGTTGAGATATTAAGTAATGTTAGCCGACTGTTAGCGAGTAAGGCGGTAGCCAGCTTTATTGTCAATCAGGAAAAACTAGAGGAGTCTTTGAGTCGAAATCCCATTTTGGTAACCGCGTTAACTCCGCGAGTCGGTTATGTGCTGGCGGCCAAGATAGTTAAACAAGCCTATCAGCAGCAACGTCCTATAACCGAGGTCGCTCAAGAGCTGACAGATTTGAGTCAAGATGAGTTAACAAAGCTGCTTGACCCGCAGCGGATGACTTATGGCGGGTTAGGGGATTAACAGCAATAAGCATAATCACTCGCTTTGTATCAATCACCTAAAGAGACCATTTGCTCGCGGTGCAAATTGGACTCATCAATTGGATCGGCCTAGTAGTATTGGTTATTCGCGCTGTCGACTTATTATTTTGGCTGCTACAAAGCGTAACCAGATATTATAAAAAGCAAAAGAGACTGATTAAGGTCAGTCTCTTCCTAGTTTTGTTTAGGCTACTTGCTTTACCAAGCTT
Protein-coding sequences here:
- a CDS encoding class II fumarate hydratase, coding for MEYKAVQDSMGEVKIPEDALYGAQTARAISNFPISGQSLPRDFIRALLLAKVAAAEANAELKLLDLQIAKAIAEAVQQLLVDPAMMRHFPIDIFQTGSATSTNMNANEVLATLVSAKLGRQIHANDVINMGQSSNDIIPSVIHISALLALDHSLLPSLDLLAETIKKKALQLSGYTKTGRTHLMDAMPVRFDQVLNGWASQIEQCREMLKTLRLPLSAVAQGGTAVGTGVNTHKDFGRIFCEKLSVLTRVDFHPADNLFSRMGSHDTAVSLSGQLKSTAVAIMKISNDLRWMNSGPLAGLNEIALEPLQPGSSIMPGKVNPVIPEAACMVAAQVIGNDAAITIGGQSGNFELNVMQPLIAANLLQSVEILSNVSRLLASKAVASFIVNQEKLEESLSRNPILVTALTPRVGYVLAAKIVKQAYQQQRPITEVAQELTDLSQDELTKLLDPQRMTYGGLGD